The region CATGATACCGCCTGCTGCAATCACCGGAATATCGACATGATCCACGGTTTGCGGAACAAGTGCCATTGTCCCGATCATCGCCTCCGCAAATGATCCTATAAAGGTTCCACGATGACCTCCAGCTTCACTTCCTTGTACAACTACCATATCCATACCGTTTTCCTCGTTGGCGATCGCTTCTTTTACGGTCGTCGCGGTTCCGATCACCGTCACATCGGCCTTCTTCAGTTCGTTTACCATTTCTTTAGTTGGCATACCGAATGTAAAACTGCATACGGGAATTCGTTCTTTTATCACAATCTCCATTTGCTTTTCAAAAAGAGATGTGGATGGTTGATTCACTTTTGGTATTTCCGAAATATTCAATTCTTCCCGAAAAGGCCGGAGCCATTCATTTGCTTGTTCGATTTCTTCTTCGGATACATCCGGAGTTTCCGGAATAAATAAATTCACGCCAAAAGGGTTATTCGTGAGCTGTTTAATCTTCTGAATACTCTCTTCCATCTGTTCCGGACTCATATAACCGGCACCAAGCGTCCCAAGGGCCCCAGTATTGGAAACAGCAGCAACCAGTTCAGGCGTTGTAACACCTCCAGCCATCCCCGCCTGAACGATTGGATATTTGATATGCAAATCTTGTGTGATTCTGTTTTCATACCACATCTTTACCTCTCCTTAGTTTCTGTTATCATCAGCCTTGCAATACTTTAATTGTAGACCTGGAGCAACTGAAAAATCAAACAATCATTATGTTCTTGTCCGAGAGTTTTTTAATTTAATGAAATCGTCGTAATTAATTTTTCGTAATCAATTTCTTTTACTGCAATAACCACAGGAAAAGACAAAGCTAAGTCATTAATCATGTAACCGTTATCATAATATATATTTAAAAGGTTATATGGAGGGATTTCCTATGTATAAGCTCTGGAAATGGTACCTGGGAAAGTCGTTTATCTCGAAAATTTCGGTTGGATTTTTGCTGGGAATTATCGTTGGTTTGATTTTCGGTCAGTCAGCAAGTGTGTTGGCGCCTTTGGGAGATGTGTTTTTAAATCTCTTGAAAATGATCGTCATTCCTCTCATTCTATTGACAATCATTGTTTCCGTAAATAATGCCAATCCCAAAGAATTAGGACGTATTGGTGGTAAAATTTTTCCCTACTACATTATTACGACTGCTATCTCCGTATTTCTTGGTCTTGTGATTGCCAAAATGATTAACCCCGGAAGCGGCCTGGAATTGCCAACCAGCACGAATATGGAAGTTTCAGAAGCACCATCGCTAATTGATGTATTGTTACAAATCATACCTGCAAATATATTTCAATCCCTTGCCGATGGTGATGTTTTGAGCATTGTCTTTTTAGCGGTGATTGTTGGGTTTGCCATCTCCTTCATGCGCAATTCCACGGAATCACACATGAACGAATGGGGATCGCTATTGTTGAAGTTGATGGAAGGTGGCAGTGAGGTGAGCTTTCGAATTTTAAATGGTATCTTACAATATGCACCAGTTGGCGTGTTGGGAATTACGGCATCAACCATTGGTAATCAAGGGCTTCATACCTTACAATCATTAGCCAAATATGTCGGTGCATCTTATCTTGGCGTTGCGATTCATATGTTTATCATTTTTTCGATATTGTTATTAATTTTTAAAGTTCCTGTATTGAAATTTTTCCGTGACATACGTGAAGCAATGATGACAGCTTTTGTTACGGCCAGTAGTTTAGGTACGCTCCCAATCACCATTAAAAATGCGCATAAAGCAGGTATCAGTGATCGAGTGGCCAATTTTACTCTGCCAATTGGTGCCACTGTCAATATGAACGGTTCCGGAATTCATTTTGGGGTTGGCGTTGTGTTTGCTGCCAATATTGTCGGTTATGATCTCTCAATCGGCGCAATTGTTGCTATTATCTTGACCGGGACACTAGCTGCAGTGGGTACTGCCGGTGTACCTGGAGCGGGGTTAATCGGTATGTCGATTGTATTTACACAAGCAGGGCTTCCAATTGAAATTGTTGGTCTTACAGCAGGTGTAAATGTGTTAACCGATATGGTTTTTACCTGCTGTAATGTAACCGGTGATCTGATTGGAGCAGCTATTGTCGATAAGAGTGAGAAAAAACATATAATGTCGACGAAAGATGCGATAAATGAAACGACTTCCAATTAAGGCTTAAGGACTTTGCAAAGGGCAAAACGTAAAGTTATTGCAACGATGTAAAGTCTGCCACTCTTCCTCTTAATAATTTCAATGCCCAAAAGGCCAGAAACAGCTTTTTTGCGATTTTCTAGCAACTTTTAAATCTGTGCATTATCATTCCGTTTCGTTATCATTCAAACTCATCATCTACTAAATCACTGCCTTACATTTCCCATAAAATGAACGACCTGTTTTGTTTGATCAAAGAGCAATTCACCAGCTTCGTTAAAACATTGCTCTAATGACAATGGCCTATTAATAATGGAAAAGCAGCCGGAAAATCTTTCTCGTAATAAGTCTAAATCCCCGTTGAGACTTCCGGAAATTAAAACAACTGGAACGTCGTATTTCCTTGCGATTGTGGCAACATAACCGGGTGCCTTTCCATAAAGGGTTTGTTCGTCACTCTGCCCTTCCCCGGTAATAACGAGGTCAGCAGTTTTAATGGCATCTTCAATACGTATTGTTTCCCCTATTAATTCTGCACCGGAAACCAAGCTGCCACCAATTGACATAAGCGCAAAGCCTAAGCCTCCCGCTGCTCCTGCTCCTGGTCTTTCTTGCACATTGATGCTGAGATTAGCTTCAACCTCATTTGCAAAACGACCTAAAGCTTTATCCAATTGTTTTATTTCATGCTTAGGCACACCTTTCTGTGGACCAAAAACATGAGTTGCCCCTAACTCGCCACATAATGGATTTTCTACATCGCTTGCGACTTTAAATTCTGCTTTGGTCAATCTTTTGTCCATATGATCAAATTTAATCGTTTTCACGCGATACAAATCTCGTCCATACCCGGTTATCTGTTCACCATTTGCATCCCAAGCGTCCATTCCCAGAGCAAGCAGCATTCCCAACCCGCCATCATTTGTAGAACTGCCACCTAACCCGATAATAAAGGAATCACACCCCATATGAAATGCATGAACAATGACTTCGCCGATGCCATATGTTGTTGTATTGTTTGGATGACGTTCATTGTCAGGTACTTGTGTTAAGCCTACAATATTTGCGCACTCAATAACCGCCGTATTTGTATTTATAATTCCATATGAAGTGGTTATTTTATCCCCCAAAGGCCCAGTACAATCTACCTCTATACGTTCGCCGTTGCTAGCATTGAGTAAAGAATCCAGTGTCCCCTCCCCACCATCTGCCATCGGTTTTTTTGTGACGAAATAACTATTGTTAACATCCATTATAGCCGATTTCATTATTTCGGACGCCTCAACTGATGTTAAACTCCCTTTAAA is a window of Lentibacillus daqui DNA encoding:
- a CDS encoding NAD(P)H-dependent flavin oxidoreductase, whose protein sequence is MWYENRITQDLHIKYPIVQAGMAGGVTTPELVAAVSNTGALGTLGAGYMSPEQMEESIQKIKQLTNNPFGVNLFIPETPDVSEEEIEQANEWLRPFREELNISEIPKVNQPSTSLFEKQMEIVIKERIPVCSFTFGMPTKEMVNELKKADVTVIGTATTVKEAIANEENGMDMVVVQGSEAGGHRGTFIGSFAEAMIGTMALVPQTVDHVDIPVIAAGGIMDGRGVLAALVLGAEAVQMGTAFVTSLESGVAEQHKEAILNSHEDQSVVTSSFSGKPARGIRNEFITKMAKYENKLPKYPIQNTLTKPIRSEAGKQNRPEWMSLWCGQNPRSSKQQSAGEMISDIISQVDDMVNNKEAR
- a CDS encoding dicarboxylate/amino acid:cation symporter encodes the protein MYKLWKWYLGKSFISKISVGFLLGIIVGLIFGQSASVLAPLGDVFLNLLKMIVIPLILLTIIVSVNNANPKELGRIGGKIFPYYIITTAISVFLGLVIAKMINPGSGLELPTSTNMEVSEAPSLIDVLLQIIPANIFQSLADGDVLSIVFLAVIVGFAISFMRNSTESHMNEWGSLLLKLMEGGSEVSFRILNGILQYAPVGVLGITASTIGNQGLHTLQSLAKYVGASYLGVAIHMFIIFSILLLIFKVPVLKFFRDIREAMMTAFVTASSLGTLPITIKNAHKAGISDRVANFTLPIGATVNMNGSGIHFGVGVVFAANIVGYDLSIGAIVAIILTGTLAAVGTAGVPGAGLIGMSIVFTQAGLPIEIVGLTAGVNVLTDMVFTCCNVTGDLIGAAIVDKSEKKHIMSTKDAINETTSN
- a CDS encoding glycerate kinase; protein product: MNIVVAPDSFKGSLTSVEASEIMKSAIMDVNNSYFVTKKPMADGGEGTLDSLLNASNGERIEVDCTGPLGDKITTSYGIINTNTAVIECANIVGLTQVPDNERHPNNTTTYGIGEVIVHAFHMGCDSFIIGLGGSSTNDGGLGMLLALGMDAWDANGEQITGYGRDLYRVKTIKFDHMDKRLTKAEFKVASDVENPLCGELGATHVFGPQKGVPKHEIKQLDKALGRFANEVEANLSINVQERPGAGAAGGLGFALMSIGGSLVSGAELIGETIRIEDAIKTADLVITGEGQSDEQTLYGKAPGYVATIARKYDVPVVLISGSLNGDLDLLRERFSGCFSIINRPLSLEQCFNEAGELLFDQTKQVVHFMGNVRQ